In Primulina huaijiensis isolate GDHJ02 chromosome 6, ASM1229523v2, whole genome shotgun sequence, a single window of DNA contains:
- the LOC140978326 gene encoding CASP-like protein 1 produces MATTETTEKVVLVSEKAEPPPSESKTSADAVATKYFALVEVVLRLLLFASALVAVVLLVTSKQTKILLFPQFPIPFTRVAKFNHSPALIYLVAALSVTGFYAIISTLLSFYSLLKPGCFTKALSHFVILDVLLLGILASATGAAGGVAYIGLKGDSHVFWMKVCDKYGKFCRHVGASIAISLFGSIVLVLLVLLSVYSLSKKIPK; encoded by the exons ACCACAGAGACTACGGAAAAGGTGGTGCTAGTGTCCGAGAAGGCGGAACCACCACCATCGGAGTCAAAAACCTCGGCAGATGCTGTGGCTACCAAGTACTTTGCCTTGGTTGAGGTTGTGTTGAGGTTATTGTTGTTTGCTTCGGCGCTTGTGGCTGTTGTGTTGCTCGTCACTAGCAAGCAAACGAAGATATTGCTGTTTCCTCAATTTCCAATACCGTTTACGAGGGTTGCCAAATTCAACCACTCACCAGCTCTTAT ATACTTAGTTGCAGCACTCTCAGTTACAGGCTTTTACGCCATTATCTCGACGCTATTATCCTTCTACTCTCTACTCAAGCCTGGCTGCTTCACAAAGGCGCTGTCTCATTTTGTCATACTGGATGTG TTGCTGCTAGGAATTTTGGCTTCAGCAACTGGAGCTGCCGGTGGAGTTGCTTACATTGGTTTGAAGGGCGATTCCCATGTTTTTTGGATGAAAGTGTGCGACAAATATGGAAAGTTCTGCAGACACGTCGGAGCTTCTATCGCCATATCCTTGTTCGGATCCATCGTGCTCGTGTTGCTTGTTTTGCTCTCTGTTTACTCCTTGTCCAAGAAAATACCGAAATAG